A single Triticum dicoccoides isolate Atlit2015 ecotype Zavitan chromosome 2A, WEW_v2.0, whole genome shotgun sequence DNA region contains:
- the LOC119356748 gene encoding probable protein phosphatase 2C 45 isoform X1, whose product MGYLSTVIGHPTDGSPVSGGGLSQNGRFSYGYASSLGKRASMEDFYETRIESVDGQLIGLFGVFDGHGGAKVAEYVKHNLFSHLLRHPKFMSDTKVAIDDSYKSTDSEFLESDSTQNQCGSTASTAVLVGDRLFVANVGDSRAIICRAGNAVPVSKDHKPDQTDERQRIEEAGGFVMWAGTWRVGGVLAVSRAFGDKLLKQYVVVDPEIREEIVDESLEFLILASDGLWDVVSNEEAVDMTRSIQDPEEAAKRLLQEAYKRESSDNITCVAVRFFHGQGSSGPA is encoded by the exons ATGGGGTACCTGAGCACCGTCATCGGCCACCCCACGGACGGATCGCCCGTCAGCGGCGGCGGCCTCAG CCAGAATGGTAGGTTTAGCTATGGTTATGCGAGCTCCCTGGGTAAAAGGGCTTCCAtggaagacttttatgagacaagaATTGAAAGTGTTGATGGACAGCTTATTGGTTTATTCGGAGTTTTTGATG GTCATGGTGGTGCTAAAGTAGCTGAATATGTCAAACACAACCTCTTCAGCCATCTTCTTAGGCATCCAAAGTTCATGAGTGACACAAAAGTGGCTATAG ATGATTCTTATAAAAGTACCGACAGTGAGTTCTTGGAATCTGACAGTACTCAAAACCAGTGTGGGTCAACAGCATCAACTGCTGTACTTGTTGGTGATCGTCTCTTTGTCGCAAATGTTGGAGACTCCAGGGCTATCATATGCAGGGCAGGAAATG CTGTACCTGTTTCGAAAGATCACAAGCCTGATCAGACAGATGAGCGGCAACGTATTGAAGAAGCTGGAGGTTTTGTTATGTGGGCAG GGACATGGCGTGTTGGTGGTGTACTCGCTGTTTCTCGCGCTTTTGGTGACAAGCTCTTAAAGCAGTATGTAGTTGTGGATCCAGAGATCCGG GAGGAAATCGTTGACGAGTCCCTGGAGTTTCTCATCCTTGCAAGCGATGGGCTGTGGGATGTGGTCTCTAACGAG GAGGCTGTCGATATGACCCGGTCAATACAAGACCCAGAGGAAGCTGCTAAGAGGCTCTTGCAGGAGGCCTACAAGCGGGAGAGCAGCGACAACATAACCTGCGTCGCCGTGCGCTTCTTTCACGGGCAAGGGAGTAGTGGGCCTGCTTAA
- the LOC119358241 gene encoding uncharacterized protein LOC119358241, with translation MQIYSIKVAETESFHLEWPLEVYGVVAAQDGVDHRRNLLFLRIRDDCQILTKQDPFLHLIGPSRAIMSGDDVMIDVHLKLKGTVESKDRTLISKALCYDYGHYDDSVSTRLHRGLCDIELCCEHLRRSLQATILGVQLVKGSLPCESGIKVLCFALTEDETKGGLPSRPVLLLDSQAETMPVDEEGYLELSRRAGSVKLNGRLAILVHAREASGSVVFTPKSSSVSQERCDLGDCEVEITVTWSLMAKSQHHIGLMGCAEPYYAHELYRIPKMILEEDAC, from the exons ATGCAGATCTACTCCATCAAAGTCGCGGAAACGGAAAGCTTTCACCTTGAGTGGCCACTCGAGGTATACGGTGTGGTCGCTGCCCAGGATGGCGTGGACCATCGTCGCAACCTTCTCTTCCTCCGCATAAGGGATGACTGCCAAATCCTCACAAAACAG GATCCCTTTCTGCACTTGATTGGCCCGTCTCGTGCGATTATGTCTGGGGACGATGTCATGATTGATGTCCACCTAAAGCTAAAGGGCACCGTAGAGTCTAAAGATAGGACATTGATCAGTAAAGCCTTATGTTACGACTACGGTCATTATGATGATAGTGTTTCTACGCGTCTCCACAGGGGCCTTTGTGAC attgaa CTATGTTGTGAGCATCTTCGACGGTCGCTCCAAGCCACTATCCTGGGCGTCCAACTTGTAAAAGGATCATTGCCTTGTGAAAGTGGCATCAAAGTCCTTTGCTTCGCACTAACCGAAGATGAAACCAAAGGCGGTCTCCCATCTAGGCCTGTTTTGCTGCTTGATTCACAAGCTGAAACAATGCCCGTGGATGAAGAGGGTTATCTAGAGCTCTCAAGGCGAGCTGGTTCAGTAAAATTAAACGGAAGGCTGGCAATTCTCGTACATGCTAGAGAAGCGAGTGGAAGTGTTGTCTTCACACCCAAATCTAGCAGCGTAAGTCAAGAAAGATGTGACCTTGGTGATTGTGAAGTGGAGATAACCGTTACTTGGTCTCTCATGGCTAAAAGCCAACATCATATCGGGCTGATGGGATGTGCAGAACCTTATTACGCACATGAACTATATCGTATTCCCAAGATGATACTCGAGGAAGACGCTTGTTGA
- the LOC119356748 gene encoding probable protein phosphatase 2C 45 isoform X2, giving the protein MEDFYETRIESVDGQLIGLFGVFDGHGGAKVAEYVKHNLFSHLLRHPKFMSDTKVAIDDSYKSTDSEFLESDSTQNQCGSTASTAVLVGDRLFVANVGDSRAIICRAGNAVPVSKDHKPDQTDERQRIEEAGGFVMWAGTWRVGGVLAVSRAFGDKLLKQYVVVDPEIREEIVDESLEFLILASDGLWDVVSNEEAVDMTRSIQDPEEAAKRLLQEAYKRESSDNITCVAVRFFHGQGSSGPA; this is encoded by the exons AtggaagacttttatgagacaagaATTGAAAGTGTTGATGGACAGCTTATTGGTTTATTCGGAGTTTTTGATG GTCATGGTGGTGCTAAAGTAGCTGAATATGTCAAACACAACCTCTTCAGCCATCTTCTTAGGCATCCAAAGTTCATGAGTGACACAAAAGTGGCTATAG ATGATTCTTATAAAAGTACCGACAGTGAGTTCTTGGAATCTGACAGTACTCAAAACCAGTGTGGGTCAACAGCATCAACTGCTGTACTTGTTGGTGATCGTCTCTTTGTCGCAAATGTTGGAGACTCCAGGGCTATCATATGCAGGGCAGGAAATG CTGTACCTGTTTCGAAAGATCACAAGCCTGATCAGACAGATGAGCGGCAACGTATTGAAGAAGCTGGAGGTTTTGTTATGTGGGCAG GGACATGGCGTGTTGGTGGTGTACTCGCTGTTTCTCGCGCTTTTGGTGACAAGCTCTTAAAGCAGTATGTAGTTGTGGATCCAGAGATCCGG GAGGAAATCGTTGACGAGTCCCTGGAGTTTCTCATCCTTGCAAGCGATGGGCTGTGGGATGTGGTCTCTAACGAG GAGGCTGTCGATATGACCCGGTCAATACAAGACCCAGAGGAAGCTGCTAAGAGGCTCTTGCAGGAGGCCTACAAGCGGGAGAGCAGCGACAACATAACCTGCGTCGCCGTGCGCTTCTTTCACGGGCAAGGGAGTAGTGGGCCTGCTTAA